TATGTCCAAACATGTTTCATTAAGTAATATAGAACATTTGTTTTAGAACAAATGTATTCCTTCATCTCTCCATTTCTCCTTTGCTGAACTTGATGTGTGTGATATATACAGGTATAAAAGTTGTCAAGTCCTTTCAAATTTCAGAACTTGAATAACCAaagtttttcatattttcttaaAGACAATTATTCATACCTTAGCTATCTCTACACAAGTATTACTATTACTCTTACTATTTTAGTATATTTGAAgactataatatttatattataatgatatttttatatttttaagaatatcTTTATTTGTgctaatttacaatttatatacTGTCAATGATAATAAATATCTTATTTATATGCCTTTCTCTAAATTTTGTTGTTTATCTTTATAATATATGAAAACTCATTCTTTTTCAACTTttgttttgtatttatattgaaatattattatgtTACAATAAATGACAAAGAAATACAagtctttcttcatttattataataattatcatcTGTAGTATtactataatattatttattatattatcacAAGTACAAAGGGACAacaatgtaaaatgtataatgtatatattACAATACATAATTATAAATCTTTTCCTTACAtaggaattattattaattttgtagTAGTATCAATAGTATATACTTACAAAAACTTTCAATACACTATTTACTTTTTACCTTCCACCATTATGATATGATAACCAAATTTTGTTTTAACTGGTGGATCTGTATAAATTGGAGAATTGAGAGAAGAAACAGGTAATGCAAATGCAGCCTCTTGAAATGGACCAACCATTGATCCTCTTATCATCCAGCCAAGATCACCCTTAAATAATCATTAAAtcaattcaattttaaataaaattatattatattttaactaCATTTACCCCAGATCGTGCTTTATCTTCACTATATGTAGCAGCAATTTCATTAAACTTCTGTCCAGCTTTTAATTTCTCCATAGCTTCCAAAATCTTTGATTGCTTTTCGCATAATATATGTCTAACCTTTATaatcaaataataaaaaaaaaaatgaaaaagaagataatataaataatagtatatatataatatatatttttacatacttTTACTGcatttcctccttttttttcgTCTTTTCCGCTGTTGCTTTCCAAGTGTTTAGATTTATTTGTCTTTGacgtattttgatttttttttggaGGCATGTTTCAGATTTAGATTAATGCTATAATACTAAATTGGACAATTGATTTAATTCATATAATAcaaatactattattattttatatgatttattcttttaaaaaatattttgtaaagtgAAAACTAAAAGCATACAAACCAAGAAGTGACGAAGTGGATTAGAATTATTACTATACTTCGTCTAACGAGAGCTTGAAGGTGCAAAATAAAATCATGTGACTTTAGGCAAAACCAAATCTAAAGGTTGCATCCTGAGTGGATACAACTACAATAAActttatacaaattataatttgtGTCTAATAATAAGAGAAAAGTGGGTCGAAGAAACACACAGATTCTAAGGCTGTTTCAATCTACTGTGTGTCAAACTATATCAGATACACTCCCGGCCAGTATCATCACAGCACATGGAGTCTGCTACAGTCACATGGTTTATTTAGCACCTTTATATTCTCTCTAGGCAAAGTATAGTTACTACGAAGTATATATAGTTTGTATAGAAAGCATTTATCCTCCAGCAGTCACCAGTTACATCTagtgattttatttttaaattatatactctcatACGTAACCTTAAAATCCCCAGTGGCGCCACAAGCATGCGTTTACGTAGTATACATTACTTAGTATACTTTTCCAAACAATTGTAATGAGATAAATGTGTGCTTTTATTCAGTTATGACATAATGGATATATGGCAGTAATTGTTTCTTAAGAATCTAACGTTGTTGTCGATAAATGTAGTAGGATAGACGGAAATTTTAAGAATTCTCCGTACGTGTATCAAAAAGTAGTTCATATTTTTCTTGTCTAAAGGAACATGTCCGCTATCTTGTTTGGCGTCCGtaccaattttttatttactacaTATCGCAGTGTAAGTGTGAGATGATGCGATTAGATCTACAATATTTGTGACAATGTACTGTGTCGCGATACGTATTCTCAGATTTTATGTGTGAATAATGACGGAGCCGGAACTATGCCGGCTCTGTGCCGAGACCAAAGAAAATTGTATTGGAATTTATGATGCTGAAGGACAAAAATTAGCTATAGAAGCCAAAATAGCTAAGTGTTTGCAGATTCAGGTAAAAACACATttgttttttataatttacttttaaCATACTAAATTTGATTATGTTCAATAATTATAGTCATAatcatatgttaaaaatgtccttttatcatttttattaattatattatgatttcttttcaattttaaataaattagtggtgttagtatttattattgatttatttGTGAATATATACAAACGTTATATTTATAATGTCTAAATTGAAAATCTTTTTGCAGGTATTAATAACTGATGGATTACCACTTACAGTTTGTATAGACTGTTGTATACTATTAAATCAGTGCaatgaattttttgaaaaaactaATCAAGCACAAACATCTCTAAGGCAATTACTCATAGATCCTAAATCTGAACCACAATCATtagaaacaaatataaattatattcaaaagACAGTTGCATTTCCAAAAGAGGAAGAAGTTgcagaaggaattgttgagtgtcatttaacaaataactacattcaTGAATCTAATATTCCATGTAATTACTTTGTTGAAGAAAATAAGAATAGCAATCATCAAAAATATGAACCTAAGGAATCCCAAGATATTGTGAAACAAAAAAAGTGTAAAATTCAAATGAAGAAAACACCACTTAAACAAACGAGAAAAAGATTAAAAcgaaaaaatcaaaatcaaaaaaTGGAAGATTCAAACATGTATATAAATTCTGATTTAGAAAAAGAACATAATAATATGAATGTAAAAACTAATGTTAAAATTCCAGATAATTATATGACAGGTAAAAATATAACTGTGATTAATTTAAAATCTAATACATAATTAATGTCATGATTACACCAATTTTTACATTAGAAACTATAGTACATTGAATTGAAgattattacaatttataaaaattattttttttactatacatattattttcaaaaaactaAAACATATTTCTTTAAAGGAGCACTTAAATTTGCTTCTGAATATATAAGGTACCCTGCATCTAGAATAAGTTGTATGCCTTTTtgttta
The sequence above is drawn from the Ptiloglossa arizonensis isolate GNS036 chromosome 1, iyPtiAriz1_principal, whole genome shotgun sequence genome and encodes:
- the LOC143144658 gene encoding peptidyl-prolyl cis-trans isomerase NIMA-interacting 4, with the protein product MPPKKNQNTSKTNKSKHLESNSGKDEKKGGNAVKVRHILCEKQSKILEAMEKLKAGQKFNEIAATYSEDKARSGGDLGWMIRGSMVGPFQEAAFALPVSSLNSPIYTDPPVKTKFGYHIIMVEGKK